Proteins from a single region of Spodoptera frugiperda isolate SF20-4 chromosome 8, AGI-APGP_CSIRO_Sfru_2.0, whole genome shotgun sequence:
- the LOC118275434 gene encoding insecticyanin-B, with protein sequence MLKFLILAVVAVAVAESHEGPCPEVKPVENFNLTAYQGVWYEISKLPIASEGRGACSQAEYTVDGDIVKVKNSHVLDGELKFIEGTARFADDANNAAKFVVSFKFGDFVSQSPLLILNTDFNSYSVAYNCKYDEKTNSHKEQAWILSRTKTLEGEAKTTVDNFLKANPKLIDVSELVHTDFSEEACKYTESSVMTEQTAKP encoded by the exons ATGCTTAAATTTTTGATCCTCGCGGTTGTGGCGGTTGCCGTCGCCGAATCTCACGAAGGACCCTGCCCAGAGGTCAAGCCGGTTGAGAACTTCAACCTGACAGCc taCCAAGGAGTTTGGTATGAAATTTCAAAGCTGCCAATCGCTTCTGAGGGCAGGGGTGCTTGTAGCCAGGCTGAATACACAGTAGACGGTGACATTGTCAAAGTAAAGAACAGCCATGTTCTTGACGGTGAACTGAAGTTCATTGAAGGTACAGCCAGGTTTGCTGATGATGCTAACAACGCTGCCAAGTTCGTTGTTTCCTTCAAATTCGGAG ATTTCGTCTCTCAATCACCTCTGCTGATCCTGAACACCGACTTCAACAGCTACTCAGTCGCCTACAACTGCAAGTACGATGAGAAGACTAACTCTCACAAAG AACAAGCCTGGATCCTGTCAAGGACCAAGACTCTGGAAGGCGAAGCCAAGACCACCGTTGACAACTTCTTGAAGGCAAACCCCAAACTGATTGATGTCAGCGAACTTGTCCACACAGACTTCTCTGAGGAGGCTTGCAAATACACCGAATCCAGCGTCATGACTGAACAAACAGCCAAGCCCTAA
- the LOC118275531 gene encoding insecticyanin-A translates to MLLVLFSLFVGVFAAEYTLPGECPDVKLQDNLDPTKFSGLWYNVASFASDGREIYDCSTMDFQEDNLGYMYKETYVQMDQGNRTQKVYQARVDPTFDAGNRALFIMSHEAGDKVLQFPFFILSTDYDGYAIAYTCKWLKAKIRKHYVYTWVLTRGKEKLQGELLKKVEDSLSKYPELAEHRTSFVFKDFSEASCAYTNKQTTDFFTSNFW, encoded by the exons ATGTTACTAGTACTGTTCTCCCTGTTTGTAGGAGTTTTTGCTGCCGAGTATACTCTACCTGGAGAATGTCCTGATGTCAAGCTGCAGGACAATTTGGATCCTACTAAG TTTTCAGGCCTATGGTACAACGTAGCAAGCTTTGCCAGTGATGGACGGGAAATATATGACTGTTCCACAATGGATTTCCAAGAAGACAACTTGGGATACATGTATAAAGAGACCTATGTTCAAATGGACCAGGGCAATAGGACCCAGAAGGTGTACCAAGCCAGAGTGGACCCCACTTTCGATGCTGGAAACCGAGCCCTGTTTATCATGAGCCATGAGGCTGGAG ACAAAGTGCTCCAGTTTCCATTCTTCATTTTATCGACTGACTACGATGGCTATGCCATCGCTTACACATGCAAATGGCTGAAGGCGAAAATTCGTAAACACTACg TTTACACATGGGTGCTGACACGTGGTAAAGAAAAACTTCAAGGAGAGCTCCTGAAAAAGGTTGAAGATTCACTGTCAAAATATCCAGAGCTGGCTGAACACAGGACTTCATTCGTATTCAAAGATTTCTCAGAAGCAAGCTGTGCCTatacgaacaaacaaacaactgaCTTCTTTACTAGTAATTTCTGGTGA